In the genome of Vicia villosa cultivar HV-30 ecotype Madison, WI linkage group LG7, Vvil1.0, whole genome shotgun sequence, one region contains:
- the LOC131617966 gene encoding homeobox-leucine zipper protein HAT3 has protein sequence MGEKDDEFSLGLSLSLGCGKYDNNRNKNQTPMNVTHKPLQSVPNHRVSFNNLFHFHDLSTETRSFLRGIDGNSLRASAAAVFDDENGVSSPNSTVSSISGKRSEREGNGDENDAVERASCSRGGSEDDDGGGCGGDGESSRKKLRLSKEQSVLLEETFKEHNTLNPKQKQALAKQLNLKPRQVEVWFQNRRARTKLKQTEVDCEYLKRCCETLTEENRRLQKEVQELRALKLSPQLYMQMNPPTTLTMCPSCERVAVSSASSSSAAAPSASTPANRNPLGPSVQRPVPVNPWAAMSLQNRS, from the exons atgggtgagaaagATGATGAGTTTAGCTTGGGTTTGAGCTTGAGTTTAGGGTGTGGAAAATAtgataataatagaaataaaaaccAAACTCCTATGAATGTTACGCACAAACCTCTTCAATCTGTTCCAAACCATAGGGTTTCTTTCAATAACTTGTTCCATTTTCATG ATCTCAGTACCGAAACGAGGTCGTTTCTGCGCGGAATCGACGGGAACTCGCTGCGAGCGTCTGCGGCGGCGGTGTTTGACGATGAGAACGGAGTTTCGTCGCCGAATAGCACTGTGTCGAGTATAAGTGGGAAGCGGAGTGAAAGAGAAGGAAATGGAGATGAAAATGATGCTGTTGAGAGGGCTTCGTGCTCTCGCGGTGGAAGTGAGGATGATGACGGTGGTGGATGCGGCGGCGATGGTGAATCTTCGAGGAAGAAGCTGAGGTTGTCGAAGGAACAGTCAGTGTTGCTGGAAGAAACTTTCAAAGAGCACAATACGCTGAATCCG aaaCAAAAGCAAGCATTGGCAAAACAGTTGAATCTGAAACCCAGACAAGTGGAGGTGTGGTTTCAAAACAGAAGAGCAAG AACCAAGTTGAAGCAAACTGAAGTGGATTGTGAGTATTTGAAGAGATGCTGTGAGACTCTAACTGAAGAGAATAGAAGGTTGCAGAAGGAGGTGCAAGAGCTTAGGGCATTGAAGTTATCTCCACAACTTTACATGCAAATGAACCCTCCCACCACTCTTACAATGTGCCCTTCGTGCGAGCGTGTCGCCGTGTCATCCGCATCCTCCTCATCAGCAGCCGCACCCTCTGCTTCAACTCCAGCTAACCGCAATCCATTAGGCCCGAGTGTTCAACGACCAGTACCTGTCAACCCTTGGGCAGCCATGTCTCTCCAAAACCGTTCCTGA
- the LOC131617967 gene encoding hydroquinone glucosyltransferase-like yields the protein MEKKTCIAMVPSPGLSHLIPLVEFAKLLLQQHNEFTVTFLIPSLGPLTPSMESILNTLPPNMNFTVLPQVNIEDLPQNHEPATQMKLIVKHSISFLQEAVKSLISKTNLVALVLSMFSTDAHEVAKQFNLSSYLFFSSGAVLFSFLLTLPKLDEAASSQFLESSYETVNVPGVSFPFHVKDLPDPVLCERSSDTYTSFLDMCQKLSLFDGVIMNTFTDLEPEIIKALQESESKKPCVYPIGPIIRNESNSEANMSVCLRWLENQPPSSVVFVSFGSGGTLSHEQLNELAFGLELSGHKFLWVVRAPSKHSSSAYFSGQKDDPLEYLPDGFLERTKENGLVVASWAPQVEILGHGSVGGFLSHCGWSSSLESVVNGVPMIAWPLFAEQKMNAKLVTDVLKVGVRAKVDDGSGIVKREEVEKAIKRIMEGDESLEIGMRMKELSDAAASVLSEHGSSRKALSSLALKWH from the coding sequence ATGGAGAAAAAGACATGCATTGCTATGGTTCCTTCACCAGGACTAAGCCATTTGATTCCACTTGTTGAGTTTGCTAAACTATTACTCCAACAACACAATGAATTCACTGTCACATTCCTCATTCCATCTCTTGGTCCTCTCACTCCTTCCATGGAATCCATCTTGAACACTCTTCCACCAAACATGAACTTCACTGTTCTTCCACAAGTCAATATTGAAGACCTTCCACAGAATCATGAACCTGCAACACAAATGAAACTCATAGTGAAACACTCTATTTCATTTCTACAAGAAGCTGTAAAATCACTCATATCCAAAACTAACCTTGTTGCTTTAGtcttaagcatgttttcaactgATGCACATGAAGTTGCTAAGCAATTCAACCTTTCTTCTTACCTTTTCTTTTCCTCAGGAGCTGTTTTATTCTCTTTCTTGCTTACTCTTCCGAAACTCGATGAAGCTGCTTCATCTCAGTTCTTAGAGTCTAGTTATGAAACTGTTAATGTTCCTGGTGTTTCATTTCCTTTCCATGTCAAAGATCTTCCCGACCCGGTTCTCTGCGAAAGATCGAGTGATACATACACATCATTTCTTGATATGTGTCAAAAACTCTCATTGTTTGATGGTGTTATAATGAATACTTTCACAGATTTGGAACCAGAAATTATAAAGGCTCTTCAAGAGAGTGAGAGTAAGAAACCTTGTGTTTATCCTATTGGACCTATTATTAGAAATGAGTCAAACAGTGAAGCAAACATGTCAGTATGTTTAAGGTGGTTGGAGAATCAACCACCAAGTTCTGTTGTTTTTGTCTCTTTTGGAAGTGGTGGAACACTTTCTCATGAACAGCTCAATGAGTTAGCTTTTGGCTTAGAATTGAGTGGACACAAATTCTTGTGGGTTGTGAGAGCTCCAAGTAAACATTCTAGTTCTGCTTATTTTAGTGGACAAAAGGATGATCCATTAGAGTATTTACCAGATGGTTTCTTGGAAAGAACGAAAGAGAATGGACTAGTGGTTGCATCATGGGCACCACAAGTTGAGATTCTTGGTCATGGTTCGGTTGGTGGTTTTTTGAGTCATTGTGGTTGGAGTTCAAGTTTGGAGAGTGTGGTTAATGGTGTGCCTATGATTGCATGGCCATTGTTTGCAGAACAGAAGATGAATGCTAAATTGGTTACTGATGTGCTTAAAGTTGGTGTGAGGGCAAAGGTTGATGATGGAAGTGGGATAGTGAAAAGAGAGGAAGTTGAAAAGGCTATAAAGAGAATCATGGAAGGTGATGAGAGTTTGGAAATTGGCATGAGAATGAAAGAATTGAGTGATGCTGCTGCTAGTGTGCTAAGTGAGCATGGTTCTTCTAGGAAAGCACTCTCTAGTCTAGCATTGAAATGGCATTGA
- the LOC131617968 gene encoding peptidyl-prolyl cis-trans isomerase FKBP20-2, chloroplastic has translation MLLLLSSPSSSSSLMQSLPLKFLCAVQGQGESNHGCTNKNQKDYIVQDGSILQSEKVLRRKLMLSALVTAVVFPTLSSDAKTKNMNPYNEKRVLQQNRNIQKQNNAPDDFPNFIREGFEVKVIAPDDYIKRGSGLIYRDFEVGTGDCPKDGQQVTFHYVGYNESGRRIDSTYLQGSPAKIRMGNKALVPGFEEGISDMKAGGKRRIIIPPDLGPPVGPSTFFSSKQFEVFDVELLSIQNCERRTIGFYSDVVCN, from the exons ATGCTACTGCTCTTATCTTCACCATCATCCTCTTCCTCACTCATGCAATCTCTTCCAT TGAAATTCCTTTGTGCTGTACAAGGACAAGGAGAATCAAATCATGGATGCACTAATAAAAACCAAAAGGATTACAT AGTGCAGGATGGTTCCATATTACAGTCTGAGAAAGTATTAAGAAGGAAACTTATGCTTTCTGCTTTGGTCACAGCTGTTGTTTTTCCAACTTTATCTTCTGATGCCAAGACGAAAAATATGAATCCATATAATGAAAAACGTGTTTTACAACAAAATAGGAATATACAAAAACAGAACAATGCACCAGATGACTTCCCAAATTTCATTAGAGAAG GTTTTGAAGTTAAAGTGATAGCACCAGATGACTATATAAAACGTGGTTCGGGGCTAATATACCGGGATTTTGAAGTTGGTACAGGTGATTGTCCAAAGGATGGTCAGCag GTCACATTTCATTATGTTGGCTATAACGAATCCGGCCGCCGTATTGACAGCACTTATTTACAAGGTTCTCCTGCCAAAATCCGCATGGGTAACAAGGCACTGGTTCCAG GATTTGAGGAAGGAATTAGTGACATGAAAGCTGGTGGAAAGAGAAGAATCATTATTCCCCCTGATCTCGGACCCCCG GTAGGGCCTTCAACATTTTTCAGCTCAAAACAATTTGAAGTATTTGATGTTGAATTATTAAGCATACAAAACTGTGAGAGAAGAACAATAGGATTTTATTCTGATGTTGTATGCAATTGA
- the LOC131616085 gene encoding uncharacterized protein LOC131616085: MSWDLEINGVFKNMNAPILEPSETGAIEEPIPIDRRNPNEDEYVDIMTCDNSGKPLIVPDQFDGGAESSGSFGDTDLENAAHDSFGDPEVESRMYADMASSSMCDDWDEDEPLRQRSKRKTTAHWRKFISPVMSRCKWTELKLRKLQSQARKYEKELAELDHEKQFDYAHLRLDGCEIKSVPISTRMHRNKVMTRKKRERVEKNCDFASYMSNHPLFAYNEKANRNVDDDRLEDCHEAAIGGDCGNMLKFELEDVWSCVGNYDNDKSWNDMIQKMIAMESQLQSLKSRHEKVISENSERFCSVNQPSDGFNHTNIKPDAFAGTASSGDGKIVPPIEDTDRPEPLGLLDYIDEDLTMYHELAKINQLELEIIGNEMINQLESIKENTVHNVNVHSTLKSCSTLKSNIPRNKRKRENISGRKKRSRMSR; encoded by the exons ATGAGCTGGGATTTGGAGATAAATGGCGTGTTCAAGAATATGAATGCGCCTATTCTTGAACCTTCGGAAACTGGCGCGATCGAAGAACCGATACCAATTGATCGGCGCAATCCGAATGAGGATGAGTATGTTGATATCATGACGTGTGATAACTCCGGCAAACCTTTGATAGTGCCGGATCAATTTGATGGTGGCGCCGAGAGTTCTGGCTCCTTTGGTGATACAGATTTAGAGAATGCTGCTCATGATTCCTTTGGTGATCCAGAAGTCGAATCGCGAATGTATGCTGATATGGCGTCGTCATCGATGTGTGATGATTGGGATGAAGATGAACCACTCCGACAAAG AAGTAAAAGGAAGACAACAGCTCATTGGAGAAAGTTCATTAGTCCTGTTATGTCGCGCTGCAAGTGGACTGAATTGAAACTGAGAAAACTTCAGTCTCAAGCGCGGAAATATGAAAAAGAGCTTGCGGAACTCGATCATGAAAAGCAATTTGATTATGCACATTTAAGATTAGATGGCTGTGAAATCAAATCAGTACCTATTTCGACTCGGATGCATAGGAATAAAGTTATGACGAGGAAAAAACgagaaagagttgaaaagaatTGCGATTTTGCATCATATATGTCAAACCATCCTTTATTCGCATACAATG AGAAAGCTAACCGTAATGTCGATGATGATCGTTTGGAAGATTGTCATGAAGCTGCCATAG GTGGTGATTGTGGAAATATGTTAAAGTTCGAGTTGGAAGATGTATGGTCTTGTGTAGGTAATTATGATAATGATAAGTCCTGGAATGATATGATTCAAAAGATGATAGCTATGGAGTCTCAACTTCAAAGTTTGAAATCTAGACATGAAAAGGTGATTAGTGAAAATTCAGAAAGGTTTTGTTCTGTAAATCAACCATCTGATGGATTTAATCATACTAATATCAAGCCCGATGCTTTCGCTG GAACTGCATCATCAGGCGATGGCAAGATTGTTCCCCCTATCGAAGACACTGATAGGCCTGAACCGCTTGGTCTATTGGACTAT ATCGATGAAGATCTTACAATGTATCATGAGTTAGCCAAGATAAATCAACTTGAATTAGAAATTATTGGAAATGAAATGATAAATCAACTTGAATCGATTAAAGAGAATACTGTGCACAATGTCAATGTGCATTCGACTTTGAAATCATGTTCTACATTGAAATCGAATATCCCAAGGAACAAAAGGAAGCGCGAGAATATATCGGGTAGAAAGAAGAGGTCAAGGATGTCTCGTTAA
- the LOC131616088 gene encoding uncharacterized protein LOC131616088, whose product MGMVMSYMGGTGEGIASQTLSLVSGALYDQFIEKDIKNFDAFHTATLDIFSIVNMALPGKHYDAPSNKEIEEFFKLWNKSEEEQKKTIFTEFVIKNVNISKVDNSMMITGVVAPPAAMVAKRSGQSLPQLSLMKSIPDVVFVPTATILALIAVKVTKRMTFKKLNPT is encoded by the exons ATGGGGATGGTCATGAGTTACATGGGAGGAACAG GTGAGGGAATAGCCTCCCAAACTTTAAGTCTTGTATCAGGAGCACTCTATGATCAATTTATTGAGAAAGATATCAAAAACTTTGATGCCTTCCACACTGCTACTCTTGATATCTTCAG CATTGTCAACATGGCCTTGCCTGGTAAGCATTATGATGCACCATCAAACAAGGAAATTGAG gaaTTTTTTAAACTATGGAATAAATCAGAGGaagaacaaaagaaaacaattttCACCGAATTCGTGATTAAGAATGTAAATATCAGCAAAGTAGACAATTCTATGATGATCACTGGAGTAGTTGCACCTCCAGCAGCTATGGTAGCCAAAAGATCAGGACAATCTTTGCCTCAGCTAAGTCTCATGAAATCCATACCTGATGTTGTCTTTGTCCCAACCGCTACCATTTTGGCTCTCATTGCGGTAAAAGTTACCAAAAGAATGACATTCAAGAAACTGAATCCTACTTAA